One Candidatus Bathyarchaeota archaeon genomic window carries:
- the mobB gene encoding molybdopterin-guanine dinucleotide biosynthesis protein B, translating to MSRLKQPRIAVIGYKNSGKTTVVENLVKALANKGFKVATVKHISEKNFSIDKEGSDTWRHSNSGAKLVAAVAEAETTLIIKSEFKDFNAEKFITPLDDFDVLIFEGFKNLLVDEEVAKIICVRSRDELKRFSKEAKGYIIGFCSFNSIEEALKLLIDLPKLIELTLKFINFERKILDLTWKLPQLDCKKCGYYSCRELALKIYEGKASFNDCKVLESKNLIKTKLIVDNNEVPIQRFVAEMIRLTVLGMASALKGVSINGDEKVFIEVKKE from the coding sequence AATTTGGTTAAAGCTTTAGCGAATAAAGGTTTTAAAGTTGCTACTGTAAAGCATATTTCTGAAAAAAATTTTTCAATAGATAAAGAAGGAAGCGATACATGGAGGCATAGCAATTCAGGAGCAAAACTGGTGGCAGCTGTAGCTGAAGCGGAAACAACGTTAATTATAAAAAGCGAGTTTAAGGATTTTAATGCAGAAAAGTTTATAACGCCTTTAGACGATTTTGATGTTTTAATTTTTGAAGGGTTTAAAAACCTTTTGGTTGATGAAGAAGTAGCTAAAATAATCTGTGTAAGAAGCAGGGATGAGCTTAAAAGGTTTAGTAAAGAAGCTAAAGGGTATATAATAGGTTTTTGCTCCTTTAACTCAATTGAAGAAGCTTTAAAGCTTTTAATAGATTTACCTAAGCTAATTGAGTTAACGTTGAAATTTATAAACTTTGAAAGAAAAATTTTAGATTTAACATGGAAGCTTCCACAGTTAGATTGCAAAAAATGCGGGTATTATTCATGCAGAGAGTTAGCTTTAAAAATTTATGAAGGGAAAGCTTCATTTAATGACTGCAAAGTTTTAGAGTCTAAAAACTTGATTAAAACCAAGCTAATAGTAGATAATAATGAAGTCCCAATTCAAAGGTTTGTAGCTGAAATGATTCGATTAACAGTTTTAGGGATGGCTTCAGCTTTAAAAGGCGTTTCAATTAATGGAGATGAGAAAGTGTTTATAGAGGTTAAAAAAGAGTAA